The Candidatus Omnitrophota bacterium genome includes the window AAGTACAGGTCCGAGCCCTTTTAATTTTTTGGCATAGCCGTTGAACGCGTCCGGCCCGCCGTAAATGAACAAATTACCGACCAGATGCATGATGATAAAAATCACCAGCACCAAGCCGGTCACGGCCACGATCTGTTTTTTAGTAATGGATGAATTCCATTGAAAACACATCATGAGTTTTACCAGACAGGTTTGCGGTAGACGCCCGTCAACTGGGCCTGGGCGAGGATGTGCCCGCGGATGGCTTTTTCCAGGTCTTTCATGGTGGCACCTTCATTGACATCCGTCATGATCTCATCCAGGGCGTAAACGCGGAAAATATAATGATGTTCTTTTTCATTGACCGGACATGGGCCGCGATAATTGTATTTACCAAAATCATTGAACAGTTCCCTGCCCGGCACTGTATTCTCCGGGATGGATCTTGTGTCGGGTTTGATATTATAAACCACCCAATGCACCCATACCCCTTCCGGCGCGTCAGGGTCATGCAGGGTCAAGGCAATGCTTTTGGTCTTTAACGGAATATTCTTCAATTCCAAAGGCGGGTTGGTGTCCGAACCGTGGCAGGTGAATTTGACCGGAAATCCCCCGTTGTCCGTGAACGCGGGGCTGACAATCGCGAATTTCAACTTTTCATCCGCGTGGACAAACAACGGAAAAATAAGACAGATCGCAAACATCAACGCGCTGGACCCCCGACTAAAGCATTCGGGGGTGACAGTTCTAAGTTTCATCATATTTTTCTTTCAATGAAGCAATGACGCTGATGTCGGCGAGGGTGGTGATGTCGCCCATCACGCGGCCTTCGGCCACGTCCTTCAATAAGCGCCGCATGATCTTGCCGCTGCGGGTCTTGGGCACATCCGCCGTAAAAATGATCTGTTTGGGCCGCGCAATGCCCCCGATCTTCTGCACGACATGGTTTTTTAAGACCTCCTGGGCCTCCACCGACGGTTGATGGACTTCCTTTAAGATGACAAACGCCACAATGGCCTGGCCTTTTAAGTCATCCTTGACCCCGACCACCGCGGCCTCGGCGACCATCGGGTGGTCCACCAGAGCACTCTCCACTTCCGCTGTCGCGATATTATGCCCGGCCACCAGCATGATATCATCCACCCGTCCCAAAAACCAGAAATACCCGTCCTTGTCGCGCTTGGTCCCGTCACCGGCGAAATAGGACCTGCCCTGCCATTTGTCCCAATAGGTCTGCTGATAACGCCCGGGGTCGCCCCAAATGCCGCGCAGCATGGACGGCCACGGGCTCGTAATGCTTAAGAATCCGCCGCCCTCGGGGATGATATCGCCGTCTTCATTCAGGATCTCGGCCTCAATGCCCGGCAAAGGCCTGCCCGCGCAACCGGGTTTCATGATGTTCAAGCCCGGCAGGGTCGTGATCATGATGCTTCCGGTCTCGGTCTGCCACCAGGTGTCCACGATGGGGCATTTGCCGCGGCCGATCTGTTCGTAATACCAGATCCAGGCCTCGGGGTTAATGGGCTCGCCGACACTTCCCAGCAAACGCAAAGACGACAGGTCACAGCCCCTGGGCCATTCAACGCCCCATTTCATAAAGGCGCGGATGGCGGTCGGCGCCGTATACAAGATCGTCACCTTATATTTTTCAATGATCTTCCAGAACCGGTCGCGTTTGGGAAAGTCCGGCGCGCCTTCGTAAATGATCTGGGTGGCGGCATTGGCCATGGGGCCGTACACAATATAACTATGCCCGGTCACCCACCCGACATCCGCGGTGCACCAGAAAACATCATTGGGCTTAAGGTCAAACACCCAGCGCGTCGTATTGCATACGCCGGTCATGTATCCGCCGGTGGTGTGGATGATGCCTTTGGGCTTGCCCGTTGTCCCGGACGTATAAAGGATGAACAGGATGTCCTCGCTGTCCATGGGTTCCGGCGCGCAATACGCTGAAACATCGCGGACCACGTCATGATACCAATGGTCGCGTCCCTCTTTCATGGGAACGTCCTGCTTGGTACGGGCGACCACGATCACATCCTGGATGCCGGGTGTTTGCGTCAAAGCCATGTCCGCGGTGGTTTTCAGATCAACCACGCTTCCCCGGCGATAACCGCCGTCGGCGGTGATCAATAATCTGGCCTGGGCATCATTGATGCGGTCACGCAAAGCATCCGCGCTGAAACCCCCAAAGACCACGGTATGCACGGCGCCGATGCGGCTGCAGGCCAGCATGGTAAAAACAACCTCGGGGACCATCGGCAAATAAACGGCCACGCGGTCACCCTTTTTGATCCCTAAGGCCTTCATCGCGTTGGCGAGTTTATTGACCTCAAGATAAACATTCTCATAGGTCAGGACACGCTCATCGCCGTTTTCCCCTTCCCATAAGAACGCGGTCTTTTTGCCCAGATTGGCCTTGATGTGCCGGTCAAGACAGTTATAACTGGCGTTGAGTTTTCCGCCGACGAACCATTGCGCGAACGGTTTTTCCCAGATGAGCGGTTTGTCCCATTTTTTGAACCACTCCAGGCGCAAAGCGCATTGTTCCCAAAAAGCGACGCGGTCGGCCGCGGCTTGCCGGTCGAGAGCGTCGGTTTTTACGTTGGCGTGGACCTTAAAGACCTGGGGAGATTCAAAAACGCGGGTTTCCTGCAAAAGGTCGTCAACTTCGGTCTTAAATTGCTCCATAGAATTATTCTTTTTCTTCAACGGATGTGATAACGCCGCAGCCGATACGATCGCCGGCATTACCCGTGGGCTGGCTGAAATCATCTTCCTTGGCGTGCACGATCATGGATTTCCCGACAATGAGGTATTTGCCTTCCATCAAAGAAACACCGGGCAGGAATACCTTCAGGATCCCCTTGCCTTTGGCGTTGGCCTCGATATTGCCCATGTCCCCGGGATGGGCATGCTCGATCCCGTCCTTGGCCATGTCACCATGCACAACATGATCAGGATTAAAATGGCCGCCCGCGGCCTTGCCGGAATCCGCGCAGCTGCCTTTCTCATGGATATGAAAACCATGCTTACCAGGCGGCAAATTGTTCACCACCGCTTCGATATTCACTCCGCCATTGCGTTCACTCAATAAAACCTCTCCAGAAACATTGGACCCTGACGTCGTGCCTGCGATAACGGCCGTGGCCGTGGCAGCCCAGGATGAAGATGCACAAAATAATATTACCGATAAAAACAATAGAATTTTATGATTGATATAATCCCCCTACGCCAATTCGATACCCACCGGACAATGGTCGGACCCTAAAACATCCTTTAATATAAACGCCTTTTTTAAGGCGGGTAACACATTTTTGGTGACAAAAAAATAATCAATGCGCCAGCCGACGTCGCGGGCCCGGGCCCCGGTGTAATAATCCCACCACGTATAATGTCCCGGCTCCTTGTTAAAATGACGGAACGTATCCACATACCCGCAGGCAATGAACTTGCTGACCCATTCGCGCTCTTCGGGCAAGAACCCCGTATTTTTGGCGTTCTCCTTGGGCCGGGCCAGGTCGATCGCGGTATGCGCGGTGTTGACATCCCCGGTGATGATGATCTTCCGGCCGCGCTTACGCAGGGCTTCGGCTTTCTTTAAGAACGCATCGTAGAAACGCATCTTAAAAGGCACGCGCTTATTGCCGGCCCCGCCGTTAGGATAATAAATATTAAAAAGAACAAAATCCCCGTAATCCGCGATCAGCGTGCGGCCTTCGCTGTCAAACTCTTTGACCCCAAACCCCTGCACAACACTTTGGGGCTGTTTCTTGCTGTAGATCGCGACACCGCTGTACCCTTTTTTTGCGGCAGACGACCAGAAAGAACAATATCCATCGGGCTTAATGAATTTTTCCGTCAATTGTTCAGGATGGGCCTTGGTTTCCTGCAAACACAAAATATCCGGCGACTCCCCGGCCATCCATTCAAAAAACCTTTTTTTTTCGATCGCGCGGATGCCGTTGACGTTCCAGGAGATCAGGCGCATGTTACCCCTGCTTTTTGATCTGCGGCGGCGCGATGATCCCTGCGGAAACAACCATCTTCAGTGATTCTTCCACACTCCAGCCCGGGTCCATGGTCTGCGACGGTTTAACGAAAAAAATAAAACCTGTGGTGGGATTGGGAGCCGTGGGGACAAATATTTTTAAAAGGTCTTCCCCTGTGTTTTCATCTTTAACGCTCCCCGTCACGAACGCCGGCGTCCATACTCCG containing:
- a CDS encoding YbhB/YbcL family Raf kinase inhibitor-like protein encodes the protein MMKLRTVTPECFSRGSSALMFAICLIFPLFVHADEKLKFAIVSPAFTDNGGFPVKFTCHGSDTNPPLELKNIPLKTKSIALTLHDPDAPEGVWVHWVVYNIKPDTRSIPENTVPGRELFNDFGKYNYRGPCPVNEKEHHYIFRVYALDEIMTDVNEGATMKDLEKAIRGHILAQAQLTGVYRKPVW
- the acs gene encoding acetate--CoA ligase, which codes for MEQFKTEVDDLLQETRVFESPQVFKVHANVKTDALDRQAAADRVAFWEQCALRLEWFKKWDKPLIWEKPFAQWFVGGKLNASYNCLDRHIKANLGKKTAFLWEGENGDERVLTYENVYLEVNKLANAMKALGIKKGDRVAVYLPMVPEVVFTMLACSRIGAVHTVVFGGFSADALRDRINDAQARLLITADGGYRRGSVVDLKTTADMALTQTPGIQDVIVVARTKQDVPMKEGRDHWYHDVVRDVSAYCAPEPMDSEDILFILYTSGTTGKPKGIIHTTGGYMTGVCNTTRWVFDLKPNDVFWCTADVGWVTGHSYIVYGPMANAATQIIYEGAPDFPKRDRFWKIIEKYKVTILYTAPTAIRAFMKWGVEWPRGCDLSSLRLLGSVGEPINPEAWIWYYEQIGRGKCPIVDTWWQTETGSIMITTLPGLNIMKPGCAGRPLPGIEAEILNEDGDIIPEGGGFLSITSPWPSMLRGIWGDPGRYQQTYWDKWQGRSYFAGDGTKRDKDGYFWFLGRVDDIMLVAGHNIATAEVESALVDHPMVAEAAVVGVKDDLKGQAIVAFVILKEVHQPSVEAQEVLKNHVVQKIGGIARPKQIIFTADVPKTRSGKIMRRLLKDVAEGRVMGDITTLADISVIASLKEKYDET
- a CDS encoding superoxide dismutase family protein, whose protein sequence is MFLSVILFCASSSWAATATAVIAGTTSGSNVSGEVLLSERNGGVNIEAVVNNLPPGKHGFHIHEKGSCADSGKAAGGHFNPDHVVHGDMAKDGIEHAHPGDMGNIEANAKGKGILKVFLPGVSLMEGKYLIVGKSMIVHAKEDDFSQPTGNAGDRIGCGVITSVEEKE
- a CDS encoding exodeoxyribonuclease III, with amino-acid sequence MRLISWNVNGIRAIEKKRFFEWMAGESPDILCLQETKAHPEQLTEKFIKPDGYCSFWSSAAKKGYSGVAIYSKKQPQSVVQGFGVKEFDSEGRTLIADYGDFVLFNIYYPNGGAGNKRVPFKMRFYDAFLKKAEALRKRGRKIIITGDVNTAHTAIDLARPKENAKNTGFLPEEREWVSKFIACGYVDTFRHFNKEPGHYTWWDYYTGARARDVGWRIDYFFVTKNVLPALKKAFILKDVLGSDHCPVGIELA